The window gtatatttttgtatgcGCGATTTTGTAAAACAACGTTTGTTGATGTTTGTAAATTCATGTTATATATTCATGTTTCAAGTTAAATGTGAATCAAAACAAGCGATGCTGAAGAAGATTacgaattattctattttatttatgatttatcaattgcaaacatttcaaaattctgaaacttatcgtttttttctttcatcttctttGTCAATAAAAACGATTGTTTCTgtgcaattatttttagaaaaacttaattgttgaatttcgaaaatattttttaaaaagatgatttaaaacaagttttcattttcaatatttacacAACATTGGGAATGTCAGAATGTTTAGTTCAACTTGTATTTGGCGATAATAAGTGTACTTGGTACTATaggaattcaaaaatttgcgATAGGAAATGTCTTACAGTGATGGCGGGCGTCCAATACGAAAGTACGGCACTAAGTCGCCGAAAAAACTTTGCGTGACCAAGAATGAAAATAGTGATAAAACAACAACTACCATTAACTGCAATAATCATCACCACAATCATTACCATCATAATCATCGCTTTCTCGACGCCCCTCAGCCGTCAGTACACAAACGTAATCTctatattgtttcttttcctttgaTATTGCTTTTTAATGTTCTGAGGACActtctttatcaattatttgtgGTATTCAAATACTTATATACATCTACATCTCAGCTGATTCAACGAAGACAAGCTTGCAAACAAACTTGTCAGCTAGAAATTGTAGTTGGTCAGAAATctagtgaaaatttaaataataacttaaataataCTGAACAAATTGAAAACGAGGGAATGTCGCAAGTGCCTAGAAGGCCAATTGGTCCTGGTCCAGGAGATCCCTTACTTGCAAAACAAAAACATCATCATCGTAGAGCTTTTGAATTTATCAGCAAAGCTCTTAAAATTGATGAAGATAATGAAggtatgatattataaaattatgtaacataaaaaattatatttgaactatattgtataattttttattcttttaatatatcattattataattataattaatcaataggTCAAAAAGAAATGGCAATTGAACTTTACAAGAAAGGAATTGGAGAATTAGAAAAAGGAATAGCTATAGAATGCACTGGTGGTCGGGGAGAAGTATGGGAACATGCACAAAGACTTCATGATAAAATGCGCACTAATTTAGCAATGGCAAAGGACAGACTTGATTTTCTTGGTttgtaaacatatattttaagtatataacATTTCTTAAGCTGTTTTAgtcataaaatttacttataattattaaattattaaattaagttttaatacAGCTTAAGGAGTAACACTATTACTGTTTAGCATGCTCATGTGTTAATTGTTCTATAATGTTCACGCGTATGTATGTATCTGGGTGTGTGTTTGATGAAAGTACTAATGCGTGAATGTACCTGTACATGTATGCATGCGCGCgttattcctttctttaatggttttatttttattttttggcacaatatttttttttttcataagcgatgcaaatttttatgtattaactAGTAGCCAAACTTCATATAGTAGCATTTCTAACGGCCATTCAAGCATTCATCTCAAATTTAAAGactagttatatataatttacaatttggataaaaattatcaaaattatgggTTCAAACTGTATTTAGCTATTTAGCCTACTGCAGCATGGCAGAGaatgtttttcctttttgtagTGAGTGTGTGTGAGCTGAAAAAACTGGATATCTGCAATGAATATCGTGCTCCTGGAAATAAAGTGGACAGCGAACATCCAGGAAAGAATCTGAGGATCCGACGCAATATACACACATTACAAACAACTCGATCTTCTTTAAATACAAATCATACTAAAAACACAAACAGTACACAAACAGTGAACATAGGGCAGAATACATGTACTCAAATTCCCAAGTTAAGGCCACGTTcaccaaaaaattattctgcCCATTCTGAAGGTACTGTTTGTCTGAAGTTTTGGGCTTACAATGCAGACTTTGActgtaaatttgttaattgcttttttaaacagttatttctatttcattattaacacatgcatttatattagtttttgaTGTAATGCAATAAGTAGTAAATGCATGCatgttaatatgtatatttttttttatcattgatgTAGTTATGCCACACTTAGcagtatgatatatttatttaagtaagtaatttaaaaacatagaattatttatatataagtataaataaaaaaatatttatatacacatatgatATTATGTGCatggtgtgtatatatatatatatatatatatatatatatatatatatatatattatatatatatgtgtatatatatatatatatatacatatatatatgaagcaatgaataaataaaagaaaagattagtTCGTATGCATGAATGTgtgctttatataaaaaattaaagttttgttaaaaaattagaatagtttcaaaaattatttcttatatttttaaaaaatatattcatatttgttttattattttatatagtatttaaatcattagtttaatagtatatataattttttaacaaatgaaatgttttatacatatgaaatattaagtatgcttttaacattttagacatacaaatatattatatcacatGCATactatcttaataaatatatttcattctttttatattaacttgaattatgttaataattatatcttttattgcaaaatatttgtcttgtattgttattttttctaatagttctatgtaatagatataataagaatttgtattcaaaagtattataatagtttcattttaaaattattttaaaatttttttgtttcttatttattttatgtttttatagcATCTGGAAGAAAATTATCTGTTCCTGGAAAAAGAGTGGGCACAGTTATAAGTAAAAGTCAAACATTACCACGCAGCATGGGACGTTCAACAGCAATACAATCATGTCATAGAGTTGCACCTATTAAACCATCATCTACACCACCTTCAGTGAAAAGGCAATTATCAGTACCTGGAAATGGTTCACCTATTAGGAGACCAGGAACACCCACCGCATCAAATAGCAATAGAGGAACACCTACAAGAAAAGTACCCATTTTAAAAGGTGTAGATCCAAAATTGGCACAAGTTATTCTAGATGAGATTTTGGAAGGTGGAACAGCAGTTCACTGGGAAGATATTGCTGGTCAAGAAGTATGTAGATATTATAcctatattatcaaataaaaaaagaatatataatattatatatatgataataagcttatattttctttttttaataaaatagactGCAAAACAAGCACTACAAGAAATGGTTATTTTACCTTCATTAAGACCAGAATTATTCACTGGTTTGCGAACACCAGCaagaggattattattatttggtcCACCAGGAAATGGAAAGACATTACTTGCACGTGCTGTTGCTACACAATGCAAtgctacatttttttcaatatctgcTGCTAGTCTCACATCAAAATATGttggagaaggagaaaaactAGTACGAGCTCTTTTTTCTATTGCCCGAGAACTACAGCCATCTGTGATCTTTATTGACGAAGTGGATTCATTGTTAAGCGAACGAAGGGATAATGAACATGAAGCTTCTAGgtagattttaatatagcttttgatatttatataaattgataaatatttgtaattattatttatttaattgacaaTTCTTATTTAGGCGATTGAAGACAGAATTTTTAGTTGAATTTGATGGATTACCATGTAATCCAGAAGAAAGAGTATTGGTCATGGCAGCTACAAATAGACCTCAAGAATTGGATGAAGCTGCATTAAGAAGATTCACAAAACGAGTATACGTTACGTTACCTGATTTACGAACAAGAATTATGTTACTAAAACGACTTTTAGCTAAACATAATGATCCACTGACTTCAGaagaattgaatgaaatgGCAGTTTTAACTGAAGGCTATTCTGGGAGTGATTTAACGGGTTTAGCAAAAGATGCAGCTCTTGGTCCTATTAGAggtaagataaaatttcataaattttttatacatattttcttttctttttatttaatatgactGAATGGACACAAAGATTTTGACCAGACagtctaataaataaataaatcattattaattaaataaaaaatattctatttttaaccttcataaaaaatttattaaatcttgtaCAGAACTTAATCCAGATCAAGTAAAAGAATTGGATCTTAATTCTGTACGTAATATTACAATGCAAGATTTTCGTGATTCGCTTAAAAGAATTCGTAGATCAGTATCTCCTGCAAGTTTGGCTGCTTATGAAAAATGGAGTTTTGAATACGGTGATGTAAgtctatgatttttaaaaattagttgaactttataaaactttaaaataaattatattgaaatatatcaacatttaaaaagaaaagaagaaaaaacttaacaatgaaaaatacaaCAAAAACGATATTCtgcgatattaattaaaatgatattaattattatagaatgtaaatatagcagcttttacattttctaagctaatttataaaatatctacatatgaaaagaaaatgtaataatattgcataaagCACTCTTGCTAAGTactcttttttaaatagctttatacaatatattatatatatatatgtatatattataatatatttatataatatatatatatatatatatatatataatatattaatataatatatatatatatatatattataatattatataatatatatacatatatgtatatacatacatattatacatttcataCTCCATCCAGTAATCAGGTATcatagatttaagtttcattctaaaaatgttaatattagaatttcaatGTTTGTAGTTATATTATAGCCTACATAgatttttctaacttttttatttcatatttcgatAAACTATAAGCTTTAACttcattaaatcaatttaatttttgttatattattagcaATTTGCAAATCATTATGATATGAATTATTCtaacaatacaaaaaaatatataattctacagttacaattacaatatgcactttataataaagagagtaatgtaaatatttaattacttacttATATTTCAagcacaattaatttaaataatatctgtaGAAAGACTGTATTTGCACATGAAACAGCTCACGTCCAATcagataataaaacaattactgTAATTGAGTATAAACAGATTAAGTACCGCTATAATTATGTTATCAAATAagcatgaaaataaataataatcttgatcttatatataaatatgtgctAAAAGTATGCAAATAGAACTCTTTGAAGCAcatgaattttgtaaaatataacaaattacatattatataatgtacttgggaagaatattacaattattattcttgttaTGTTTGATAAtacttcaaatattcatttcataattgttaaaatgaaataatataattaaagtctcttaatagaaaatatttgacaaattataaatcaattcttGATTTGATGGATATTCTATGAAACAACGAATTGCAAGTATGTTTGAActttgtgaaattaaaaatatttattatttataagtaaatattgtcattaaaaaaattaatgttatgaTAAAGGTATGCTACAAAAAGAAATCgcatatataaaactttttgatatttatctaTTGCTTCAAATGCTCAAATAAAAAGTGATTGTGCTTGTATTTAtagttattgatttaaaactgcatttattacaaaatcgtaatattaagcttgttattatttcactttaaaattaattaattaaaaatatc is drawn from Apis mellifera strain DH4 linkage group LG5, Amel_HAv3.1, whole genome shotgun sequence and contains these coding sequences:
- the LOC409576 gene encoding spastin isoform X2, with amino-acid sequence MSYSDGGRPIRKYGTKSPKKLCVTKNENSDKTTTTINCNNHHHNHYHHNHRFLDAPQPSVHKRNLYIVSFPLILLFNVLRTLLYQLFVVFKYLYTSTSQLIQRRQACKQTCQLEIVVGQKSSENLNNNLNNTEQIENEGMSQVPRRPIGPGPGDPLLAKQKHHHRRAFEFISKALKIDEDNEGQKEMAIELYKKGIGELEKGIAIECTGGRGEVWEHAQRLHDKMRTNLAMAKDRLDFLASGRKLSVPGKRVGTVISKSQTLPRSMGRSTAIQSCHRVAPIKPSSTPPSVKRQLSVPGNGSPIRRPGTPTASNSNRGTPTRKVPILKGVDPKLAQVILDEILEGGTAVHWEDIAGQETAKQALQEMVILPSLRPELFTGLRTPARGLLLFGPPGNGKTLLARAVATQCNATFFSISAASLTSKYVGEGEKLVRALFSIARELQPSVIFIDEVDSLLSERRDNEHEASRRLKTEFLVEFDGLPCNPEERVLVMAATNRPQELDEAALRRFTKRVYVTLPDLRTRIMLLKRLLAKHNDPLTSEELNEMAVLTEGYSGSDLTGLAKDAALGPIRELNPDQVKELDLNSVRNITMQDFRDSLKRIRRSVSPASLAAYEKWSFEYGDVSL
- the LOC409576 gene encoding spastin isoform X1, with the translated sequence MSYSDGGRPIRKYGTKSPKKLCVTKNENSDKTTTTINCNNHHHNHYHHNHRFLDAPQPSVHKRNLYIVSFPLILLFNVLRTLLYQLFVVFKYLYTSTSQLIQRRQACKQTCQLEIVVGQKSSENLNNNLNNTEQIENEGMSQVPRRPIGPGPGDPLLAKQKHHHRRAFEFISKALKIDEDNEGQKEMAIELYKKGIGELEKGIAIECTGGRGEVWEHAQRLHDKMRTNLAMAKDRLDFLVSVCELKKLDICNEYRAPGNKVDSEHPGKNLRIRRNIHTLQTTRSSLNTNHTKNTNSTQTVNIGQNTCTQIPKLRPRSPKNYSAHSEASGRKLSVPGKRVGTVISKSQTLPRSMGRSTAIQSCHRVAPIKPSSTPPSVKRQLSVPGNGSPIRRPGTPTASNSNRGTPTRKVPILKGVDPKLAQVILDEILEGGTAVHWEDIAGQETAKQALQEMVILPSLRPELFTGLRTPARGLLLFGPPGNGKTLLARAVATQCNATFFSISAASLTSKYVGEGEKLVRALFSIARELQPSVIFIDEVDSLLSERRDNEHEASRRLKTEFLVEFDGLPCNPEERVLVMAATNRPQELDEAALRRFTKRVYVTLPDLRTRIMLLKRLLAKHNDPLTSEELNEMAVLTEGYSGSDLTGLAKDAALGPIRELNPDQVKELDLNSVRNITMQDFRDSLKRIRRSVSPASLAAYEKWSFEYGDVSL